One genomic segment of Plasmodium vinckei vinckei genome assembly, chromosome: PVVCY_03 includes these proteins:
- a CDS encoding iron-sulfur assembly protein, putative: MIELKKMYRYIIRKHSPYYNKWSCCATHWGSNFKKIQFYSQSVERNRIINDSNISNNNIYNKNEINKKIDNVEKENKEIVKNPILHVSNEAINKMKEINKKYKNKKALKVQVEAGGCSGFQYFFSLIDKNNINEKDIIAYDKEFVVIINKEACDILKDSKIHYISNLISKKFIIENIQNISSKCSCGNSFDITF, translated from the coding sequence ATgattgaattaaaaaaaatgtatagatatataattCGGAAGCATAGCCCATACTACAACAAATGGAGCTGTTGTGCTACCCATTGGGGGAGtaactttaaaaaaattcaattttattCTCAAAGCGTAGAAAGAAACCGTATTATAAATGATAGCAACataagtaataataatatttacaataaaaatgaaataaataaaaaaattgacaATGTTGAAAAAGAGAATAAAGAAATAGTGAAGAATCCCATTTTACATGTTAGTAATGAAGCtattaacaaaatgaaagaaattaataaaaaatacaaaaataaaaaagctTTAAAAGTTCAAGTTGAAGCAGGAGGATGCTCAGGTTTTCAATACTTTTTCTCATtaatagataaaaataatataaatgaaaaagatataattgCATATGACAAAGAGTTTgttgttattataaataaagaagcttgtgatattttaaaagacagtaaaatacattatataagtaaccttatttcaaaaaaattcataattGAAAACAtccaaaatatttcatcGAAATGTTCTTGTGGTAATTCTTTTGatattactttttaa
- a CDS encoding serine repeat antigen 5, putative, whose amino-acid sequence MKAYKIKYFLLISLFINLIKQVKSKVVISCFGKRHCKICHIIIRNCFLSGTNNLQKCIACEENYYNTRQCIQHEGSFFSYQGNNALLELKDESLQDSISEESLNELISKILDIAMLRHKNNTTDADSMDEDYKTNIANLCLYLNYEDNYENAEKHEQTDPEHVETHIQHIIQMFIHTTDNMEHMRNALKNPAVCFQNPAEWVQDRLGYKEINDIPSVGVIPEKKLFKPHKHTALMNSLYNPNSKCNRKYCNRFSDPNECEHNIRPLNQGACGNCWAFASSTTISAFRCRKGLGFAEPSIKYVTLCKNKYLVDEDVKVFGHYNDNICHEGGHLSSYIEILDLSKMLPTSFDVPYNEPIKGGDCPTEVSTWGNIWDGVTSLDKIMNGYIYKGYFKISFLDYVEAGKTNELINILKDYIIEQGAIFVSMEISRKLNFDHDGEQVMMNCEYGDAPDHALVLIGFGDYIKSTGEKSSYWLIRNSWGARWGDNGNFKMDMYGPRNCNGRVLFNAFPLLLKMTENNISKPLPNDMSSTDDRIRYNHGDFTRNKKNRNSQRDKNRKVTPNNYDDPYNINPRPINPSTDNRNDYVNPYYNPDYNSIDNNDRQNSDRYYPSYRDPEYGPAYPSMNNNRRFDPSDIINHRNQLRRIFQTNLTVTIGNFVYKRNIYSKRKNEYMEQFSCLRTYSMDSNLDNICRENCEKHIDACMPSGAVGECLSRNAPNYKCIYCGM is encoded by the exons TGAAATCAAAAGTTGTAATAAGTTGCTTTGGAAAAAGGCATTGTAAGATATGCCACATCATCATAagaaattgttttttatctgggacaaataatttacaaaaatgtaTAGCTTGTGAAGAAAATTACTATAATACTAGACAATGCATACAACATGAAG gGAGCTTTTTCAGCTACCAAGGGAATAATGCGCTTTTGGAACTAAAGGatgaa AGTTTGCAGGATAGCATTTCAGAAGAAAGCTTGAATGAATTAATATCCAAAATATTAGATATAGCCATGTTGAgacacaaaaataatacgaCAGATGCAGATAGTATGGATGAAGATTATAAAACGAATATAGCTAATTTATGtttgtatttaaattatgaggacaattatgaaaatgcaGAAAAGCATGAACAAACAGATCCTGAACATGTAGAAACTCATATACAACATATTATACAAATGTTTATTCATACTACTGATAATATGGAACATATGCGAAATGCATTAAAAAATCCAGCAGTTTGTTTTCAAAACCCAGCAGAATGGGTTCAAGATAGATTAGgatataaagaaattaatGACATCCCTTCAGTAGGTGTAATaccagaaaaaaaattgtttaaacCACATAAGCATACTGCGTTAATGAATTCGTTATACAATCCTAACTCAAAATGTAACAGAAAATATTGTAATAGATTTTCTGATCCAAATGAGTGTGAACATAATATAAGACCTCTCAACCAAGGAGCatg CGGAAATTGTTGGGCCTTTGCATCTTCAACTACGATATCCGCATTTAGATGCAGAAAGGGACTCGGATTCGCAGAACCTTCAATAAAGTACGTAACCTTGtgtaaaaacaaatatttggTAGACGAAGATGTTAAAGTGTTTGGTCactataatgataatatatgtcATGAAGGTGGACATCTTTCATCATATATAGAAATTTTAGATTTATCTAAAATGCTGCCAACTTCCTTTGATGTTCCATATAATGAGCCAATAAAAGGTGGTGATTGTCCTACTGAGGTTAGTACATGGGGAAACATATGGGATGGTGTAACTTCTttagataaaataatgaacggatatatatacaaagggtattttaaaatatcgTTTTTAGATTATGTAGAAGCAGgtaaaacaaatgaattAATTAACATCTTGAAGGATTATATAATTGAGCAAGGTGCTATATTTGTTTCGATGGAAATTTCaagaaaattaaatttcGATCATGATGGTGAGCAAGTCATGATGAATTGTGAATATGGTGATGCACCTGATCATGCATTAGTTTTAATTGGTTTTGgagattatataaaaagtacAGGAGAAAAAAGTTCTTATTGGTTAATAAGAAATAGTTGGGGGGCACGTTGGGGTGATAATggtaattttaaaatggaTATGTATGGTCCGAGAAATTGTAATGGTAGagttttatttaatgcatttccattattattaaagatGACAgagaataatatttcaaaacCTTTACCTAATGATATGTCATCTACTGATGACAGAATAAGATATAATCATGGTGATTTTactagaaataaaaaaaatagaaatagCCAAAgagataaaaatagaaaagtAACtccaaataattatgatgatccatataatattaatccTAGACCAATAAATCCATCAACTGATAATAGAAACGATTATGTTAACCCATACTATAATCCAGATTATAATTCAAtagataataatgatagaCAAAATAGTGATCGATATTATCCCTCCTACAGAGATCCAGAATATGGTCCTGCTTATCCAAGTATGAATAATAATCGAAGATTTGATCCTAGTGATATAATTAATCATCGAAATCAATTAAGAAGAATTTTTCAAACAAATTTGACTGTCACGATAGgaaattttgtatataaaagaaatatctATTCGAAAA ggAAAAACGAGTATATGGAGCAGTTCTCATGCCTCCGAACCTACTCAATGGATTCCAATTTAGACAATATATGTCGAGAAAATTGTGAAAAACATATCGATGCATGTATGCCCAGTGGAGCTGTAGGAGAGTGTCTAAGTAGGAATGCACCAAATTATAAATGCATTTATTGTGGAATGTAA